One Nocardioides aromaticivorans genomic window carries:
- a CDS encoding SDR family NAD(P)-dependent oxidoreductase, whose translation MNALQDKVAVVTGAGQGVGQGIALALASEGVSVAVVGRTLAKLEGTCALLRERGVRAEAYELDLLDTEAIAPLVDRIAGDFGRLDVVVNNAYDGVMMPLLDMSLKNFTKGFVSGPFAAFAFMQAAHPHLVAAGGGSIVNLVTSAMVRWDPTNYGAYAAAKTALRSLTRTAAVEWAAAGIRVNSIAPHALSPGLKWWTENNPEEAAEFVAAIPMKRIGDPEADIGRAVVALVGPDLAYLTGATIPLDGGQAHF comes from the coding sequence ATGAACGCACTGCAGGACAAGGTCGCCGTCGTCACGGGAGCCGGTCAGGGAGTCGGCCAGGGCATCGCCCTCGCGCTGGCGTCGGAGGGTGTCTCCGTGGCCGTCGTCGGCCGCACCCTCGCCAAGCTGGAAGGGACCTGCGCCTTGCTGCGGGAGCGCGGCGTGCGCGCCGAGGCCTACGAGCTCGACCTGCTCGACACCGAGGCGATCGCGCCGCTCGTGGACCGGATCGCCGGCGACTTCGGTCGCCTCGACGTGGTGGTGAACAACGCCTACGACGGCGTGATGATGCCGCTCCTCGACATGAGCCTGAAGAACTTCACCAAGGGCTTCGTCTCCGGCCCCTTCGCCGCCTTCGCCTTCATGCAGGCCGCCCACCCGCACCTCGTCGCCGCCGGCGGCGGCTCGATCGTCAACCTCGTCACCTCCGCGATGGTCCGCTGGGACCCCACCAACTACGGCGCGTACGCCGCCGCCAAGACCGCGCTCCGCTCACTCACCCGCACCGCCGCGGTCGAGTGGGCCGCGGCCGGGATCCGGGTCAACTCCATCGCCCCGCACGCCCTCTCCCCCGGCCTCAAGTGGTGGACCGAGAACAACCCCGAGGAGGCGGCCGAGTTCGTCGCCGCGATCCCGATGAAGCGGATCGGCGACCCCGAGGCCGACATCGGCCGTGCGGTCGTGGCGCTCGTGGGGCCGGACCTGGCGTACCTGACCGGGGCGACGATTCCGTTGGATGGGGGGCAGGCTCACTTCTGA
- a CDS encoding class I adenylate-forming enzyme family protein gives MSTTVTTTELVVEDVLGAPVQVFAERFRALHEVLAASVAHGDRPYVVTLEGRLTFAEHARRVSSLAHELRTTYGVDKGDRVAIDAANSQAWIETFWATVSIGAIAVGCNAWWSARELQDALELTTPKLVVADARRRALLADIATTAPVLGLEDDHERLATLHPDAPLPSADVAEDDPAVILFTSGTSGRPKGAVHTHRNLCSVIGFHRSMDALAAQYGDPVAPQDKVYLLAMPLFHVGSLHNLAVPRLANGSTAALHLGAFDPEKVLQLVQDARVTHWGAVPTMANRLLGFDRVGDYDTSSLYAFSLASAPSSTAFKERLRTHLPFAGALVDSYGLTESCTAVALATPLDLAEAPGTLGTPIIGVEMEVRDPLGNPLPPGEEGEICVRSAYNMLGYWENPDATAAAIDADRWLHTGDIGTFDDKGRIRLAARRSDLIIRGGENVYPAEVEGLLVEHPAVRECVVLGVPHDDLGQEVGAVVVPEDAGTDAAALVTELQEYAARGLAHYKVPTHWRVAAEPLPRNATGKVVRPAVTL, from the coding sequence ATGAGCACGACAGTGACGACGACCGAGCTGGTGGTGGAGGACGTCCTCGGGGCGCCCGTCCAGGTGTTCGCGGAGCGCTTCCGCGCGCTGCACGAGGTGCTGGCCGCATCGGTCGCGCACGGCGACCGGCCCTATGTCGTCACCCTCGAGGGCCGGCTCACCTTCGCCGAGCACGCCCGCCGGGTCTCCTCGCTCGCCCACGAGCTGCGCACGACGTACGGCGTCGACAAGGGCGACCGGGTCGCGATCGACGCCGCCAACTCCCAGGCCTGGATCGAGACCTTCTGGGCGACGGTCTCGATCGGCGCGATCGCCGTCGGCTGCAACGCCTGGTGGTCGGCGCGCGAGCTGCAGGACGCGCTGGAGCTGACCACCCCCAAGCTGGTCGTCGCCGACGCCCGCCGCCGCGCGCTCCTCGCCGACATCGCCACCACGGCGCCGGTCCTCGGCCTCGAGGACGACCACGAGCGTCTCGCCACGCTGCACCCGGACGCGCCGCTGCCGAGCGCCGACGTCGCCGAGGACGACCCCGCGGTCATCCTCTTCACCTCCGGCACGTCGGGGCGTCCCAAGGGCGCCGTGCACACGCACCGCAACCTCTGCTCGGTGATCGGCTTCCACCGCAGCATGGACGCCCTGGCTGCGCAGTACGGCGACCCGGTGGCGCCGCAGGACAAGGTCTACCTGCTGGCGATGCCGCTGTTCCACGTCGGGAGCCTGCACAACCTGGCCGTCCCGCGCCTCGCCAACGGCAGCACGGCCGCCCTCCACCTGGGTGCGTTCGACCCGGAGAAGGTGCTGCAGCTGGTCCAGGACGCCCGGGTCACCCACTGGGGCGCCGTGCCGACGATGGCGAACCGCCTGCTCGGCTTCGACCGCGTCGGCGACTACGACACGTCCTCCCTCTACGCCTTCTCGCTGGCATCCGCGCCGTCGAGCACCGCGTTCAAGGAGCGGCTGCGCACGCACCTGCCGTTCGCCGGTGCGCTCGTCGACAGCTACGGCCTCACCGAGTCGTGCACCGCGGTCGCCCTGGCGACACCCCTCGACCTCGCCGAGGCGCCGGGCACCCTCGGCACGCCGATCATCGGCGTGGAGATGGAGGTGCGCGACCCGCTCGGCAACCCGCTGCCGCCGGGCGAGGAGGGCGAGATCTGCGTCCGCAGCGCCTACAACATGCTCGGCTACTGGGAGAACCCGGACGCCACCGCGGCCGCGATCGACGCCGACCGCTGGCTGCACACCGGCGACATCGGCACCTTCGACGACAAGGGCCGGATCCGGCTCGCCGCACGCCGCTCGGACCTGATCATCCGTGGCGGTGAGAACGTCTACCCCGCCGAGGTGGAGGGCCTCCTCGTGGAGCACCCCGCGGTGCGCGAGTGCGTCGTGCTCGGCGTACCCCACGACGACCTGGGCCAGGAGGTGGGCGCCGTCGTCGTGCCCGAGGACGCCGGGACCGACGCGGCCGCGCTCGTCACCGAGCTGCAGGAGTACGCCGCCCGCGGGCTCGCGCACTACAAGGTGCCCACGCACTGGCGGGTCGCCGCGGAGCCCCTGCCGCGCAACGCCACCGGCAAGGTCGTCCGCCCGGCGGTGACCCTGTGA
- a CDS encoding NADH:flavin oxidoreductase: MSTRNETPDVFSAGRLGPLTLRNRTIKAATYEGLSHRGRVTQDLVDFHVAYAKGGVGMTTVAYLAVAKDGRTDRHQVLWTDEAMPGLRALTDAVHAEGAAVSAQIGHGGPVAEARGNRSPALAPSARTNVIAMNRSQAATRADIERIVAAHGHAASRAVEAGFDAVEVHLGHNYFASAFLSPKLNRRDDEFGGSLRNRAKVARGILQAVRDAVGDRIAIVAKMNMDDGAPGGFWLDEAIPVAQWLEADGTLDALEMTAGSSLLNPMYLFKGDVPLDEFAGVMPQPIKAGVKAVGHRLLKAYPYTDGFLLEDAKQVRAAVDLPMVLLGGVSSREVMDTAMAEGFGFVAMARALLREPDLVNRMQADETRRSLCIHCNKCMPTNYTGTRCVLVDRRTTRSASWGKPEGYAATTPGPSGEWDASHHGS, translated from the coding sequence GTGAGCACCCGGAACGAGACGCCCGACGTCTTCTCCGCGGGCAGGCTCGGCCCGCTCACCCTCCGCAACCGCACGATCAAGGCCGCCACCTACGAGGGCCTGAGCCACCGTGGTCGGGTCACCCAGGACCTGGTCGACTTCCATGTCGCCTACGCGAAGGGCGGGGTCGGGATGACGACGGTCGCCTACCTCGCCGTCGCGAAGGACGGCCGCACGGACCGGCACCAGGTGCTCTGGACCGACGAGGCGATGCCCGGCCTGCGGGCGCTCACCGATGCCGTGCACGCCGAGGGTGCGGCGGTCTCGGCCCAGATCGGCCACGGTGGTCCGGTCGCGGAGGCCCGGGGGAACCGGTCGCCCGCGCTGGCACCGTCGGCCCGGACCAACGTGATCGCGATGAACCGTTCGCAGGCCGCCACGCGGGCCGACATCGAGCGGATCGTCGCGGCGCACGGGCACGCGGCGAGCCGGGCCGTCGAAGCGGGCTTCGACGCCGTCGAGGTGCACCTCGGCCACAACTACTTCGCCAGCGCCTTCCTCAGTCCCAAGCTCAACCGGCGCGACGACGAGTTCGGCGGCAGCCTCCGCAACCGGGCGAAGGTCGCCCGCGGCATCCTCCAGGCGGTGCGGGACGCGGTCGGCGACCGGATCGCGATCGTCGCCAAGATGAACATGGACGACGGCGCCCCCGGCGGGTTCTGGCTCGACGAGGCGATCCCGGTCGCGCAGTGGCTGGAGGCCGACGGCACCCTCGACGCGCTGGAGATGACGGCGGGCAGCTCGCTGCTGAACCCGATGTACCTCTTCAAGGGCGACGTCCCGCTCGACGAGTTCGCCGGCGTCATGCCGCAGCCGATCAAGGCCGGCGTGAAGGCGGTCGGGCACCGGCTGCTCAAGGCCTACCCCTACACCGACGGCTTCCTGCTGGAGGACGCCAAGCAGGTCCGCGCTGCCGTCGACCTGCCGATGGTGCTGCTCGGCGGGGTCAGCAGCCGCGAGGTCATGGACACCGCCATGGCCGAGGGCTTCGGCTTCGTCGCGATGGCCCGCGCCCTGCTGCGCGAGCCCGACCTGGTCAACCGGATGCAGGCCGACGAGACGCGCCGCTCGCTGTGCATCCACTGCAACAAGTGCATGCCGACCAACTACACCGGGACTCGCTGCGTGCTGGTCGACCGGCGGACCACCCGCAGCGCCAGCTGGGGCAAGCCGGAGGGCTACGCGGCCACCACGCCGGGCCCTTCCGGTGAGTGGGACGCGTCACATCACGGATCCTGA
- a CDS encoding ABC transporter permease translates to MTRRFLLPLLELVAVLFLVSIGVFLLLSLVPGDPAVAVLGEGRSPQEYDALREQLGLDDPLLARYADWLGGVLHGDLGTSLVPPQTDVLDRIASAFPVSLELAVLGLVLALLIAVPLAMWSAYHQGGRADRAISAVTFGLLSMPSFLIGIVLIAVLVNSLGIFPRNEWVRPGDSLAGNLSHAFLPALTIALMEAAMFTRILRNDLVTTLHEDFILAARARGMSPLRIMVSDALRPSSFSLVTVLGLSIGRLVGSTVIVEYLFALPGMGKLVIDAANQGNYPVVQGAVLVIAVVYVGSNALIDRSYGLLDPRTRRARA, encoded by the coding sequence GTGACCCGCCGATTCCTCCTCCCGCTCCTGGAGCTGGTCGCTGTCCTGTTCCTGGTCAGCATCGGGGTCTTCCTGCTGCTGTCGCTGGTCCCCGGCGACCCGGCCGTCGCCGTGCTCGGCGAGGGCCGCAGCCCGCAGGAGTACGACGCCCTGCGCGAGCAGCTCGGTCTCGACGACCCGCTCCTGGCCCGGTACGCCGACTGGCTCGGCGGCGTCCTGCACGGCGACCTCGGCACGTCGCTGGTCCCGCCGCAGACCGACGTCCTCGACCGGATCGCGTCCGCGTTCCCGGTCAGCCTCGAGCTGGCCGTGCTCGGGCTGGTGCTGGCGCTGCTCATCGCGGTCCCGCTGGCGATGTGGTCGGCGTACCACCAGGGCGGCCGCGCCGACCGCGCCATCAGCGCCGTCACGTTCGGCCTGCTGTCGATGCCGTCCTTCCTGATCGGCATCGTGCTGATCGCGGTGCTGGTGAACTCGCTGGGGATCTTCCCGCGCAACGAGTGGGTGCGCCCCGGTGACAGCCTCGCGGGCAACCTGTCCCACGCCTTCCTGCCGGCGCTGACGATCGCGCTGATGGAGGCGGCGATGTTCACCCGGATCCTGCGCAACGACCTGGTCACCACGCTGCACGAGGACTTCATCCTCGCCGCCCGCGCCCGCGGCATGTCGCCGCTGCGGATCATGGTCAGCGACGCGCTGCGACCCTCGTCGTTCTCGCTCGTCACCGTGCTCGGGCTGAGCATCGGGCGACTCGTCGGCAGCACCGTGATCGTGGAGTACCTCTTCGCGCTGCCCGGCATGGGCAAGCTCGTCATCGACGCCGCCAACCAGGGCAACTACCCGGTCGTTCAGGGCGCGGTGCTCGTCATCGCCGTCGTGTACGTCGGCAGCAACGCCCTGATCGACCGTTCCTACGGACTGCTCGACCCGAGGACCCGCCGTGCTCGCGCCTGA
- a CDS encoding ABC transporter permease, which translates to MLAPEPVVPPRPALRDRRTTLLLTGVLLLAAGLGVAGWAAGTTVLVTLVRMLVLVAGLLAAIAGLGRMARAVRGRPVDVVFWLGMTWLVLVLGAAALAPWLPLGSADDSVKGLTSPIFAPPGGIGAEHPLGTNNYGLDVLARAVYGARTSILVALLAVLIGTTVGGLVGLVSGFVRGATDRVVGILANALLAVPPLILLIALGTVLDPSVRSIAFALSLLTIPSMVRLARANTITVAQREYVLAARALGAGRVRLMLREVLPNVVLPVLSLAVVMISVLVVAEASLSFLGIGIEQPQPTWGNMIAEGQGGVMEKHPFIVVVPGICLFLTVFSFNLLGERAQKRWDPRAAKL; encoded by the coding sequence GTGCTCGCGCCTGAACCCGTCGTCCCGCCCCGTCCCGCCCTCCGCGACCGTCGTACGACGCTCCTGCTGACGGGCGTCCTCCTGCTGGCCGCCGGCCTCGGCGTCGCCGGCTGGGCCGCCGGCACCACCGTGCTGGTCACGCTGGTCCGGATGCTCGTTCTGGTCGCGGGCCTGCTCGCCGCGATCGCCGGCCTCGGCCGGATGGCCCGCGCCGTGCGGGGCAGGCCCGTCGACGTCGTCTTCTGGCTCGGCATGACGTGGCTGGTGCTCGTCCTCGGCGCCGCCGCCCTCGCGCCCTGGCTGCCGCTCGGCAGCGCCGACGACTCGGTGAAGGGCCTGACCTCGCCGATCTTCGCGCCTCCCGGCGGGATCGGTGCCGAGCACCCGCTCGGCACCAACAACTACGGCCTCGACGTCCTCGCCCGTGCCGTGTACGGCGCCCGGACCTCCATCCTCGTCGCCCTGCTGGCCGTGCTCATCGGCACCACCGTGGGCGGTCTCGTGGGCCTGGTGTCCGGCTTCGTGCGCGGCGCCACCGACCGGGTCGTCGGGATCCTGGCCAACGCGCTGCTCGCCGTACCCCCGCTGATCCTGCTCATCGCGCTCGGCACCGTGCTCGACCCGAGCGTGCGCAGCATCGCGTTCGCCCTGTCCCTGCTGACGATCCCCAGCATGGTGCGGCTCGCGCGGGCCAACACGATCACCGTCGCGCAGCGGGAGTACGTGCTCGCCGCGCGGGCGCTCGGCGCCGGCCGGGTGCGGCTGATGCTGCGCGAGGTGCTGCCCAACGTGGTGCTGCCGGTGCTGTCGCTCGCGGTCGTGATGATCTCCGTGCTCGTGGTCGCGGAGGCGTCGCTGTCCTTCCTCGGCATCGGCATCGAGCAGCCGCAGCCGACGTGGGGGAACATGATCGCCGAGGGCCAGGGCGGCGTCATGGAGAAGCACCCCTTCATCGTGGTGGTGCCGGGGATCTGCCTGTTCCTGACCGTGTTCTCCTTCAACCTGCTGGGGGAGAGGGCGCAGAAGCGCTGGGACCCGAGGGCGGCCAAGCTGTGA
- a CDS encoding ABC transporter ATP-binding protein, with the protein MTTPTALLEVEDLRTTFHTPRGDVRAVDGVSFALAAGETLGLVGESGSGKSVLGRTVMGLVASGGTTTVSGTVRLGGRSVHELRPSARRRLWGPEVAMVFQDPMTSLNPVKRVGTHLTETLRRHLRCSRAEATERAVDLLRQVGIPEPARRLRQYPHELSGGMRQRVVIATALACDPRLLIADEPTTALDVTVQKQILDLLGSLVAERGMAMLLVSHDLGAVAGRTDRVQVMYAGRTVESGPTRPVFAAPAHPYTDALLASIPRLGNAPHTVLRTIEGNPPDMTRPPAGCRFAPRCGFATDTCRDALPVAAVVPGGREVACHHPLRTAVLEGAEHGR; encoded by the coding sequence GTGACCACTCCTACCGCACTGCTGGAGGTCGAGGACCTCCGCACGACCTTCCACACCCCGCGCGGCGACGTGCGCGCCGTCGACGGCGTCTCCTTCGCCCTCGCGGCGGGCGAGACCCTCGGACTGGTGGGGGAGTCCGGCTCGGGCAAGTCGGTGCTCGGCCGCACCGTCATGGGGCTGGTCGCCTCCGGTGGCACCACCACCGTCAGCGGGACCGTGCGCCTCGGCGGCCGCTCGGTGCACGAGCTCAGGCCGTCGGCGCGCCGACGGCTCTGGGGGCCGGAGGTCGCGATGGTCTTCCAGGACCCGATGACCTCGCTCAACCCCGTCAAGCGGGTCGGCACCCACCTCACCGAGACCCTCCGGCGCCACCTCCGCTGCTCGCGCGCCGAGGCCACCGAGCGTGCGGTCGACCTGCTCCGCCAGGTCGGGATCCCCGAGCCCGCGCGGCGCCTGCGGCAGTATCCCCACGAGCTCTCCGGCGGCATGCGCCAGCGCGTGGTGATCGCGACCGCGCTGGCCTGCGACCCGCGGCTGCTGATCGCCGACGAGCCGACCACCGCCCTCGACGTCACCGTGCAGAAGCAGATCCTCGACCTGCTCGGCTCGCTCGTCGCGGAGCGCGGCATGGCGATGCTGCTGGTCAGCCACGACCTCGGCGCCGTCGCCGGACGCACCGACAGGGTGCAGGTCATGTACGCCGGCCGCACGGTCGAGTCCGGTCCGACCCGGCCGGTCTTCGCGGCGCCCGCGCACCCCTACACCGACGCGCTGCTCGCCTCGATCCCGCGGCTCGGGAACGCGCCGCACACCGTCCTGCGCACCATCGAGGGCAACCCGCCCGACATGACCCGCCCGCCCGCGGGCTGCCGGTTCGCGCCCCGCTGCGGGTTCGCGACGGACACCTGCCGCGACGCGCTGCCGGTGGCGGCCGTCGTACCGGGTGGGCGCGAGGTGGCCTGCCACCACCCGTTGCGCACTGCCGTCCTGGAAGGAGCCGAGCATGGCCGGTAG
- a CDS encoding oligopeptide/dipeptide ABC transporter ATP-binding protein: MAGSGTAHLRPDRERALVVDDLVVEFPVARGTVHAVSGLSLDLLPGETLGILGESGCGKSSAGRAVMQLPPPTSGSVRLGEVELTGLPARRMREARSRMQLVLQDPVSALNPRRRVKDLVVEGLEIWGWGARDRDHFVDELLSSVGLDPATVRDKRPHELSGGQCQRVCIARSLALDPDVLICDEPVSSLDVSVQAQILNLLEKARERLRLSMVFIAHDVAVVKNISDRVLVMYLGKTCEVLPSASLEDALHPYTRLLLASVPEAAAPDGEGAEPARAVELPSPLDPPSGCRFRTRCPLATDRCAGEEPELREVRPGQFVACHHVEA; the protein is encoded by the coding sequence ATGGCCGGTAGCGGTACGGCGCACCTGCGTCCGGACCGGGAGCGGGCGCTCGTCGTCGACGACCTCGTCGTCGAGTTCCCCGTCGCGCGCGGCACGGTGCACGCCGTGTCCGGGCTCAGCCTCGACCTCCTGCCCGGGGAGACCCTCGGCATCCTCGGCGAGTCCGGCTGCGGGAAGTCCAGCGCGGGGCGCGCGGTGATGCAGCTGCCGCCTCCGACGTCGGGATCGGTGCGGCTCGGCGAGGTCGAGCTCACCGGTCTGCCCGCCCGGCGGATGCGCGAGGCCCGGTCCCGGATGCAGCTGGTGCTGCAGGACCCGGTCTCCGCGCTCAACCCACGGCGACGCGTGAAGGACCTCGTCGTGGAGGGCCTGGAGATCTGGGGCTGGGGCGCGCGGGACCGCGACCACTTCGTCGACGAGCTGCTGTCGTCGGTCGGGCTCGACCCCGCGACGGTGCGCGACAAGCGGCCGCACGAGCTGTCCGGTGGCCAGTGCCAGCGGGTCTGCATCGCCCGCTCGCTCGCGCTCGACCCCGACGTGCTGATCTGCGACGAGCCGGTCTCCAGCCTCGACGTGTCCGTCCAGGCGCAGATCCTCAACCTGCTGGAGAAGGCGCGGGAGCGGCTGCGGCTCTCGATGGTCTTCATCGCCCACGACGTGGCCGTCGTGAAGAACATCAGCGACCGGGTGCTGGTGATGTACCTCGGCAAGACCTGCGAGGTGCTGCCGTCGGCGTCGCTGGAGGACGCGCTCCACCCCTACACGCGGCTGCTCCTGGCGTCGGTGCCCGAGGCGGCCGCGCCCGACGGGGAGGGCGCCGAGCCCGCGCGGGCGGTCGAGCTGCCCTCGCCGCTGGACCCGCCGTCCGGGTGCCGGTTCCGCACCCGCTGCCCGCTCGCCACCGACCGGTGTGCGGGCGAGGAGCCCGAGCTGCGGGAGGTCCGCCCCGGACAGTTCGTGGCCTGTCACCACGTGGAGGCATGA
- a CDS encoding amidase codes for MTPMYDDAIATAAAIRSGEVSAREVAEDAIARIEKHSALNAVVAERFEQALAEVDAGLPAGPLHGVPTLIKDLGMQVAGLPLTRGSRLWDGDVQAVDSELVRRYRAAGMVVIGMSNSPELGKNASTEPLLHGPTRNPWAPTHSPGGSSGGAAAAVSAGLVPVAHGNDGGGSIRIPASACGLFGLKPSRGRVSSYPVAGMLAAPLSVNHVLTRSVRDSALLLDLSSAPLHGDALAAPTPSSPFVEQAATAPLRLRIGLAVERADGGEVSPEVVAAVRSVAALCEELGHVVEETTLAHDHELVMSGFATLMGVSLLADVQHRLEALGRELRDDDLEPFTRMIHDHYLATMTPVQVYDGLAAVQQAGWQLGTSFSSYDLLLTPTLPLPVPELGVLDTSDPAVMWQRGGDYSSFTAVANATGMPAMSIPAGLDTAGLPLGAHFIGDLGTEGTLLALATQLEAARPWELLAPSYR; via the coding sequence ATGACCCCGATGTACGACGACGCGATCGCCACTGCCGCCGCCATCCGGTCCGGGGAGGTGTCCGCGCGCGAGGTCGCCGAGGACGCCATCGCCCGCATCGAGAAGCACTCCGCCCTCAACGCGGTCGTGGCGGAGCGCTTCGAGCAGGCCCTCGCCGAGGTCGACGCCGGCCTGCCCGCCGGACCGCTCCACGGTGTGCCGACGCTCATCAAGGACCTCGGCATGCAGGTCGCCGGTCTCCCGCTGACCCGCGGCAGCCGCCTGTGGGACGGCGACGTCCAGGCCGTCGACAGCGAGCTGGTACGGCGCTACCGCGCCGCCGGCATGGTCGTCATCGGCATGTCCAACAGCCCCGAGCTCGGCAAGAACGCGAGCACCGAGCCGCTCCTCCACGGCCCCACCCGCAACCCGTGGGCGCCCACCCACTCGCCGGGTGGCTCCTCCGGCGGGGCCGCCGCTGCCGTGTCCGCCGGGCTGGTGCCGGTGGCCCACGGCAACGACGGAGGCGGATCGATCCGGATCCCGGCGTCGGCCTGCGGGCTGTTCGGTCTCAAGCCGAGCCGGGGCCGCGTGTCGTCGTACCCGGTGGCGGGGATGCTGGCCGCGCCGCTGTCGGTCAACCACGTGCTGACCCGCTCGGTGCGCGACAGCGCGCTGCTGCTCGACCTGTCGTCGGCGCCGTTGCACGGCGACGCCCTCGCCGCGCCCACGCCGTCGTCGCCGTTCGTCGAGCAGGCCGCCACCGCACCGCTGCGGCTGCGGATCGGGCTCGCTGTCGAGCGGGCCGACGGGGGCGAGGTGTCGCCCGAGGTGGTGGCCGCCGTACGGTCCGTCGCCGCGCTCTGCGAGGAGCTCGGCCACGTCGTCGAGGAGACCACGCTGGCCCACGACCACGAGCTCGTGATGAGCGGATTCGCCACCCTGATGGGGGTCTCGCTGCTCGCCGACGTCCAGCACCGGCTCGAGGCGCTCGGCCGTGAGCTGCGGGACGACGACCTCGAGCCGTTCACGCGGATGATCCACGACCACTACCTCGCCACCATGACCCCGGTGCAGGTGTACGACGGACTCGCCGCGGTCCAGCAGGCGGGCTGGCAGCTCGGGACGAGCTTCTCGTCGTACGACCTCCTGCTCACCCCGACCCTCCCGCTGCCCGTCCCCGAGCTCGGCGTCCTCGACACCTCCGACCCGGCCGTGATGTGGCAGCGCGGCGGTGACTACTCGTCGTTCACCGCCGTCGCCAACGCCACCGGCATGCCCGCGATGTCGATCCCCGCCGGCCTCGACACCGCCGGCCTCCCTCTGGGCGCGCACTTCATCGGCGACCTCGGCACCGAGGGCACCCTCCTCGCCTTGGCCACCCAGCTCGAGGCCGCCCGACCCTGGGAGCTCCTCGCGCCGTCGTACCGGTGA